The Pyrus communis chromosome 8, drPyrComm1.1, whole genome shotgun sequence region AGATTTTAGCCAGAGATGGTTCACCCTCATGCACTCTACTAGGCCTTTTATCTTCAAGGACCATCAGGAACTTGCAGATAATGTAAGCAGAACCAAATCATATGTCACTTATTTGATACTGGAAATGTCCGCTTCGCCGAGAAATCATTTTGGGCCAAACTTGCAGGCTGCAGCTGCACTTGAAACTGTTTGAGACATAAACGTAGCTTCACGTCTCATAGGAGACATGGGTGGTTCTACCCTTGATGACCCCTTGTCTGATGGATAAGGAATCTGATGACTACAAGATGATCTTGAAGTACATGGAGAAGACCTGCGAACCTGTCAAAGTTGGAGATGTTGTAAGGACGCATGTTTATAACAGTTTTGAAATCATTATAATGTATGATTTCTAGACACCTATACAAATTGACAACTTGCGCTGGTAGTGATCACAAATTCTTTTCAGGAGTAAGGGGTCTCTGTCGATAACATATTTGTCATCGAGTCAAGTGCTAGCCCATCTCTGGACGAAATAAAGGAGTTGCCGGACAAAGTCCTCTTATGGTGTGGTAAGATGCCTATTCttgtttctttccttttctttccttcGAACAATTAGTTTCTTTACATGAATAAGCACTTGCAAACCTAGAAACAAGGCAAATTTGAAATGTAACAGTCTTCGATAGGGTGAGCAGCTGGTAACCTAGTGAAGACTTAAAAAGAACTTTACATGATAATAATAAGATAACATCCCACGTGTTACAAAGAATAATAATTCGTAGTACTTCTGCAAAGCTTGAACAAAAACGAGGATTTTACCCTACTTTTGGTTTTTCGTGTGCAGAACATTGAGCTCAAATGTGTTGAGGCACTTGCATAAGGGTTTCTTGCCTGCAATATGCTCTCTCCCTGTTCCAGGCTATATGGTATTGtagttacaacttacaagtCCTATGTCAGCATGATTTAATGTGCTTGATGTTCTCTAATTGTATACTAATGCATGCATTTAATGTGCTTGATGTTCTCTAATTGTATACTAATGTATGGATTTTGACTTACAGTTTGGAAGGGGCTATCGTGTGCTCTGATGCTGCCCCAGAAGCTGCTAGGTACGGGTTTACTGCTGTGGACAGACCAGAAGGATTCTTGGTTTTAGCTGTTGCTTCTCAGGGAGACCAGATCACTTGAGGTTAAGACCCCGCCCGAGGTATAATCCGagaatatggtttaaattcaaattctgtGAGATGTTTACATTCAGTTTTAACTCAAACGGAGTGCAGTTCAATGACGAAGGATATCAAGTCTTTAGAAGAGAAGAAAGTAGGAGTTAAAGGCTTGGGGAGGAAGAAAACTGATGAATCGGAGCACTTTCTCTGGCAAGACGACATTAAAGTTCCTTGTGGCCGCCTGGTACCTTGAGATAGTAAGTATGATGTTTATGGTCCGAAACAGGTATCAATACTCGACAGAGGGCTGTCGCAGTTAAGTTTTCGAGTCGTGCTtctctgttttcttttgtttcaggTAAGCGTAAGGTTCTTGGTGGCAGTGAAGTATGAAGAGAAGGATTCAGCGAGGAGCCGGAGGAGTGAAGGGCGGCTGGAAGTAAAGCCGAGGAAACAGAGTACAACGTTGTATAGACCTTTTTGACCTTTTCTTATGCCGTCTTTTGGATGGAATGGGAAAGAATTGCAGATGAACCTTGTTGTATGTAACGTCATGTCATTACAAATCTTTCCAGTCAATGTACTAATGGTGTTTCTCGGCATCTTTGAACTGTGAAAGCATATATGTATCTGAAGCCTCGAAGGTGGCATACTTCTACTTTATTACGAaacatttaaattattttttactctTTACCTCAATGTAAATCTGTGTGTGCAGCCGTACACGTATGTGTACATAAAATCGGTCTGATCAAAGGTGTTATGTAGTAGTCTGAGATGAGCGACTTCAGACCCAGCTCAGCCGAGCTGATCGGCGTTACAGGCAATCATCGGCGTATCATTGTCACAAGGTTAGGTGCTAGTCGAGCGGCAGGTTGGGGTTTAATGTCTAGACGGGGTTTAAACGGAGaaagcggatttaagtaaatatattatatattgtaaataAATACTTGATAACATTTAAAAGAAACacataataatatattatacatgcattacaaaataaaatgacataaattataaagttCTAGAATATATTGAATATATgaagaacaagcatataatgagttTTTATCCAAGTATTTAACAAatctttttacattttttttgaaaaattaaaatgcaatatGAAAGTCAAAGTCGCGACCTAGGCGGACGTTGCGGATTTAGgtgcattttcttaatttttaaatgcctAAAGACTAATCCGGACGGTAGCTAGCCATCTAGGCAGGAATTTTCAGAACAATGCATTGTCATATATGACAAGTTCCTCAAATGAGCACCGCGATTGAAAACAACCTCAAGACACAAGACCTAGTTGCTCAAGGGCTTTCAACAAAAGCAAATTAAGTTTCAAAACTGAATGTTGATGGCGTCCTTTTTCTCCCCCACTTATTTTCTCCAGATTTTAAGcaccaaaattgaaaaattgcaaaaactgcgaaatggttatcaaacgtgTACGCGGGACTGACaatacaaaatgaaatacaCCAGCTGAAGACAGCATGGTAAAGGAAGAATTGGGCAACCAACTGAACCAACTCAACAGAAAAACAACCTTAGTTTTCAACACGTCGAGGCCGGTTTCTATTCATGCTTGTGCTTTTAATGTCGGAATACAATGATTTTCTATGTACGCATATAACTCACGAATTCAATCAAAAAACAGAACGGGATTCGGATTCGAATTCGAATTTTACAGTTGACAATTCCCAAAACTATCTTTGATATAGAGGGTCAAAGTGTTAAAACATAAATCTCCAACAATTGGACTactattacaacaacaatacaacaattcaaaccaCCCAATTCCACAAAACCATTTGATTCAACTACCATAATGTCACTGATATACAACCACAGGAGGAATCTTGAATTTCTCCGAAAGGAACGGTATTACCTGCGGTCTCTCAACTAAATCGTGATAGAAAGCGTATTCCGCTGGATAATCGTGCAACCGAAGCTCGGCCTTCTGGTTCGTATGGTAATGATGCTTAGCTGAATCCGACTTCCCAAATCCAAAAACACTAACTTTGTCACAAATTCCCAAAGCGAGCATAATAGCCTGCATACCGGAAGAGTAATGAAACATGGAACCATCATGAACCGCCCCCCATTCCTCAAACGACTTCCCCGTCTCCTCCACAAACCGTTTCAACGAATAATACTTCACGATCCTCGCGCACAACACATCAAACCGCGGATCAGTCACGAGCAAAGGCGCTTTGTGGAATGCATTGCATATCGTGTAATCGAAGAAATGCAGCGGTTGGCAAATGTACATGATCATTGGCACATTTAGTCCATAAGGGTGGCAAAAACAACCATCTCTCCTAGCACAAAAATGCAAAATGTTACTATTTACAAACGAAATGTTGGTTTTCGACCCAACTTTCTCCGAAAAACTCTCAATTCTCGCATTGTTCAATCGAATGACTACCTCATGACTATCAATGAGAGCTCCATTATTACTGTTCAACAAAATCCCACTGTTTCCGACAACTGCACACGACGAATAACGCCGTTGCTCTGAAACCACCAAGCCATTGTGCCTGTCAATGGGCTGCCTAACAAGTCTCACTAAATCCAACATAACATCAGCATGAAACCGTTTGTTTCTCGACCAGTCACTCAAAACCCTCCTAAAATCCAACCAATAACGATAGAACTGAGGAGAGCGGAGCATTACCGGCAATCCAACGGACGTCCTTGTTCTGATATCCTGGTGATTAAATCGCCTCCACGAAGCAAAAGTCCGGTACCGTCCGAGAAGGTTACCCTCCAACAGCTGCTCTATCTCCTTCTTAGCTTCAGCATCGCCTGCATCAACGGCGGCGAATCTGAGCAGAGTGGCATTGAACACCGGCTTTGGCACTTGGATTAGCACCTTCTTCTCGAGCTCAAAGGTATGGTGGACGGCGTTCCGGCAGGTCAGCGTGGCGGCGAACACAATGAGAAGGAGAATGCTGAATAATGGGCGGACCGAGCGCTTCATGGGAAGAACGAAGAGATCGTTGAAAGGGTTGATGGGGGCCGCTAAATGCGGCCAGAAATAGATGGGAGTGCAGATCTTGATGCTCTGCGAGTTGGGTTCATCCTGGTTTTCTACAGACTTTGGCATTAGGGAAGTTTTGATTTTCAGAGTGGGATTTGGGAAGCAGATGGGATTTGCATCTGGGATTTTGCTGATGAGTGTTTCAGTGGGAGTGAGGGTGACAAAACGGGTGTGCGGGATTTGTTAGGAAAGTGggatttggttgaaaaatgaaaatttcataGTGTTAAATACTAAAGGGGTTGTGGGGTTTGGACCTGGGAGGGATTTGGAGGTGCTGCCAGAGAAGAACTGGATTGGAGAAACCAGCAGGTGACAAACCCCATCGGAGGTGAAAAGCTTGAGACTTTGAAAGGtggtttggttttattttttctggtgAGTTGTGGGAGATGCAATGCAGTGTAGGAGATACAGTAAAAAATTGACCACTTTAGATTTGGTGGTGGATTGACGGTTATTGATTGGGCAGTTGAAATCTGTGATTTGGATTTGTTGAGGGTTTTTGTagtgggagagggagagggttgTGCAACAGTGGAGGCATGGTCTCCTTCCCTTTTTGCAATGGGAAGGAATTTATAGGCTGCTTTTCCTTTGCAGCTCAAAGCAACGATGGAGAGTGGGTGGGATTTGGGGTCGGGTCCATTTGGGCTTTATATGCTTTTTTAGGACCCCACATCAATCTGCTGAACGAGGAAAAAGGGCAAAAAGGAAAGTGAGAATAATACAAGGAAAGTGAGATTTGGGGTCGGGTCTAT contains the following coding sequences:
- the LOC137743837 gene encoding beta-1,6-galactosyltransferase GALT29A-like, with product MPKSVENQDEPNSQSIKICTPIYFWPHLAAPINPFNDLFVLPMKRSVRPLFSILLLIVFAATLTCRNAVHHTFELEKKVLIQVPKPVFNATLLRFAAVDAGDAEAKKEIEQLLEGNLLGRYRTFASWRRFNHQDIRTRTSVGLPVMLRSPQFYRYWLDFRRVLSDWSRNKRFHADVMLDLVRLVRQPIDRHNGLVVSEQRRYSSCAVVGNSGILLNSNNGALIDSHEVVIRLNNARIESFSEKVGSKTNISFVNSNILHFCARRDGCFCHPYGLNVPMIMYICQPLHFFDYTICNAFHKAPLLVTDPRFDVLCARIVKYYSLKRFVEETGKSFEEWGAVHDGSMFHYSSGMQAIMLALGICDKVSVFGFGKSDSAKHHYHTNQKAELRLHDYPAEYAFYHDLVERPQVIPFLSEKFKIPPVVVYQ